GAGTCGCAGGAACGGATGCTCCTCGTCGCGAAGCCCGAACACGAGGGGGCGGTGCGCGAGGTGCTGGAGCGCTGGGACCTTCAGGCGGCGACGATCGGACAGGTCACGGACGACGGGATGTTCCGCGTGCGCGAAGACGGCGTCGTGCGCGTCGAGATCCCGGTGAAGCCGCTGGTGGACGATTGTCCGACGTACGTCCGCGAGGGAGTGATGAGCCCGGCCGTGGCCGAAGCCCGGTCCGCGGACCTCGGCGCGTACGCCTCCTTCGAGTCGGACCGGGAGGTGGACGCGGCGCTGCGGACGCTGCTCGACGCCCCCTCGATCGCTTCGCGGCGCTGGATCTACGAGCAGTACGACACCACGGTGCAGACGAACACGCTCGAGGGGCCGGGCTCCGACGCGGCCGTGCTGCGGCTGCCCGCCGAGGGGCGCGCGCTCGCGGCCTCGACGGACGGGAACGGGCGGCACACGTGGCTCGATCCGCGCACGGGAGGCCGGGCGGCGGTCGCCGAGGCGGCGCGGAACGTGGCCTGCTCGGGGGCGCGCCCGCTCGCCGTGACGAACTGCCTGAACTTCGGCAGCCCGCTGCGGCCGGAGGTGTACTTCCAGCTCGCGGGGGCCGTCGAGGGGATGGGAGAGGCGTGCCGCGCGCTGCGCACGCCGGTCACGGGCGGCAACGTGTCGCTCTACAACGAGACGGGCGGCCAGCCGGTCTACCCCACGCCGGTCATCGGCATGCTGGGTGTGCTCGAGGATCTCGAACGGCGCGTCCCGTCGGCGTTCCGGCGCGAAGGCGACGAGATCTGGGTCGCGGGCGCGACCCGCGACGAGATCGGCGGGTCGGAGTATCTCGCGGCCTGCCACGGCCTCGTCGCCGGCCTGCCCCCGGCCCTGGATCTGGGAGAGGCGGTGGCGCTGGTCGACTTTCTCGTCGAGGGAGCGGCGGCCGGGGCGTTCGCCTCGGCGCACGATGCCTCGGATGGAGGGCTTGCCGTCGCGCTTGCGGAGTGCGCGGTGGGGGCGGAAGGCGGGCCGCTCGGCTGCACGGCCGATCTCGACGCGGCGCCCGCCGGGGCGAACGTGTCGGCCGCGGCGCGCTGGTTCGGCGAGTCGCACTCGCGGGTCGTGCTGACGTGCCGGCCCGGCGCGGGCGAGCGCATCGCCGCGCACGGGCGGCGTCACGGCGTGCCCGTGGCGCGTGTGGGCGTCGTGAACGGCCCGGACAGCCCGTGCCGCCTGACCGGCGCCGGCCACACGATCGCCCCGCCGGCGGCCGAGCTGGCGCGGATCTACGAGGAGGCGATCCCGCGCCGCATGAGCGAGGAGGCAGGAATCACGTCATGAGGAAACTCCCGACCAATGGCGCCCCCGGCGCGGGGCGCGGGGCGTTCGGGCTGGACAAGCCCAGGGAGGAGTGCGGCATCGTGGCGGTCAGCGGCACCGGCGCCGCCGCGGAACTCGCGTTTCTCTCCATGTACGCGCTCCAGCACCGCGGCCAGGAGTCCGCCGGGATCGTCACGGTCGACGAGTCGGGCATGTCGAGGGTCCACAAGGGCATGGGCCTCGTGGCGGACATCTTCGACGACGACGTGCTCGGCGCCTTGGAGGGGTCGCTCTCCGTCGGGCACGTCCGCTATTCGACGGCGGGAGGATCCAGCCTGCGCAACGCGCAGCCGCTCCTCGTGCAGTACGAGGACAAGCCGCTCGCGCTGGCGCACAACGGCAACCTCACGAACGCGAACCAGCTCAAGCGCTCGCTCGCCCGCGACGGCTCGATCTTCCAGACGGATGCGGACTCGGAGGTCATCGTCCACCTCATCGCCCGCTCCCGGCACCGCGACCTCGACGGAAAGATCGACGACGCCCTCTCGCAGCTCGTCGGCGCCTTCTCCCTCCTCCTCTGCATCGGCGACACCGTGTACGCGACGCGCGATGCGCGCGGCTTCCGGCCCATGGTCATGGGCAGGCTGGGAGAAGCCGTCGTCTTCGCATCCGAAACGTGCGCCCTCGACATCATCGGGGCCGCCTACGTGCGCGACGTGGAGCCGGGAGAAGTGCTGAAGGTCCGCGACGGGCACGTGGAATCGCTCCGGCCGCTGCCCCCCGCCGAGCCCAGCGCCTGCCTGTTCGAACTCGTGTACTTCGCGCGTCCCGATTCTCGCGTGTGGGGGTGCAGCGTGGACGAGGCGCGGCGGGCGTTCGGCCGCCAGCTCGCCCTCGAGCATCCGGCGGAGGCCGATTGCGTGTTCGCGGTGCCGGACTCGTCGAACTCGGCGGCGCTCGGCTACTCGGAGGTGAGCGGCCTCCCGTTCGAACTCGCGCTCATCCGCAACCACTACGTGGGCCGGACCTTCATCCATCCGACCCAGCGGGGGCGCGATTTCAAGGTGCGGGTGAAGTACAACCCCGTGCGCGAACTCGTCGACGGC
This region of Candidatus Palauibacter australiensis genomic DNA includes:
- the purL gene encoding phosphoribosylformylglycinamidine synthase subunit PurL, with amino-acid sequence MTRASLERVEARPGDPVMSAALVAEHGLSPEEWEQILDFMGREPTFTELGVFSAMWSEHCGYKNSRPLLRTLPTESAAVVQGPGENAGVIDVGGGWGVAFKIESHNHPSAVEPYQGAATGSGGILRDVFTMGARPIAIFDSLHFGSLDSPQSRYLFDGVVRGVGDYGNCVGVPTVGGEAIFDPAYERNPLINVMCIGVLPLERLIRGEAEGVGNPVMAVGARTGRDGIHGATFASEELDEEAVDSRPQVQVGDPFTEKLLLEASLELIERDLLVGIQDMGAAGLTSSGTEMAARSGSGIDIDVAYLPVREEGMTPYEMLLSESQERMLLVAKPEHEGAVREVLERWDLQAATIGQVTDDGMFRVREDGVVRVEIPVKPLVDDCPTYVREGVMSPAVAEARSADLGAYASFESDREVDAALRTLLDAPSIASRRWIYEQYDTTVQTNTLEGPGSDAAVLRLPAEGRALAASTDGNGRHTWLDPRTGGRAAVAEAARNVACSGARPLAVTNCLNFGSPLRPEVYFQLAGAVEGMGEACRALRTPVTGGNVSLYNETGGQPVYPTPVIGMLGVLEDLERRVPSAFRREGDEIWVAGATRDEIGGSEYLAACHGLVAGLPPALDLGEAVALVDFLVEGAAAGAFASAHDASDGGLAVALAECAVGAEGGPLGCTADLDAAPAGANVSAAARWFGESHSRVVLTCRPGAGERIAAHGRRHGVPVARVGVVNGPDSPCRLTGAGHTIAPPAAELARIYEEAIPRRMSEEAGITS
- the purF gene encoding amidophosphoribosyltransferase, producing the protein MRKLPTNGAPGAGRGAFGLDKPREECGIVAVSGTGAAAELAFLSMYALQHRGQESAGIVTVDESGMSRVHKGMGLVADIFDDDVLGALEGSLSVGHVRYSTAGGSSLRNAQPLLVQYEDKPLALAHNGNLTNANQLKRSLARDGSIFQTDADSEVIVHLIARSRHRDLDGKIDDALSQLVGAFSLLLCIGDTVYATRDARGFRPMVMGRLGEAVVFASETCALDIIGAAYVRDVEPGEVLKVRDGHVESLRPLPPAEPSACLFELVYFARPDSRVWGCSVDEARRAFGRQLALEHPAEADCVFAVPDSSNSAALGYSEVSGLPFELALIRNHYVGRTFIHPTQRGRDFKVRVKYNPVRELVDGKRIVVVDDSLVRGTTSSGLVRLLRDSGAREVHFRVASPPVRSPCYYGIDMPTKEELIGSSHTVEEIREHLQVESLGYLSMEGMRDAVAEHGPFCDACWTGNYAAPLVDLDRSQALQTV